From the Octopus bimaculoides isolate UCB-OBI-ISO-001 chromosome 27, ASM119413v2, whole genome shotgun sequence genome, the window NNNNNNNNNNNNNNNNNNNNNNNNNNNNNNNNNNNNNNNNNNNNNNNNNNNNNNNNNNNNNNNNNNNNNNNNNNNNNNNNNNNNNNNNNNNNNNNNNNNNNNNNNNNNNNNNNNNNNNNNNNNNNNNNNNNNNNNNNNNNNNNNNNNNNNNNNNNNNNNNNNNNNNNNNNNNNNNNNNNNNNNNNNNNNNNNNNNNNNNNNNNNNNNNNNNNNNNNNNNNNNNNNNNNNNNNNNNNNNNNNNNNNNNNNNNNNNNNNNNNNNNNNNNNNNNNNNNNNNNNNNNNNNNNNNNNNNNNNNNNNNNNNNNNNNNNNNNNNNNNNNNNNNNNNNNNNNNNNNNNNNNNNNNNNNNNNNNNNNNNNNNNNNNNNNNNNNNNNNNNNNNNNNNNNNNNNNNNNNNNNNNNNNNNNNNNNNNNNNNNNNNNNNNNNNNNNNNNNNNNNNNNNNNNNNNNNNNNNNNNNacatatacatacacatctatatatacatatacatacacatctatatatacatatacatacacatctatatatacatatacatacacatctatatatacatatacatacacatctatatatacatatacacacacatctatatatacatatacacacacatatatatatatatatatatatatatatatatttttatatagagtCAGATCTGTTTGCATCTAGTGATTGTTGTAATTATGCATCGACATCAAACGAGCAGTTGTTGGTTTCTagtttgcataaaatatttccttgcttagaaacaggtgaggattggtgacgggaaaggcatccagctgcagaaaatctcCATCAATGAAATCCATCTGATCCAtagaagcatggaaaaatgaaggTTAAATGATGAGGATCATTATATCATAGTGATATGGTTCCTCTTCTGTATAAATGCATTTCTGTTTTAATAATTGATCATTTTCATTGATTGATTTCGCACAAATAGCTAAGGTTATGGTTATATCTTTCATAATATTATGACTGTGTATAAATTAATACACCATTTTGAAGGAATGATTAAGCACTGATATCAGACTGTTATGGTTTCTcctctgtatgaatatgtttgtgttcagtGAAGCTACTCtgaacagagaatgatttaccacagatatcacaatgatatggtgtctcccctgtatgaatacgcttgtgtttgGATAAGGTACTCCAATAAGAATATGatgtaccacagatatcacacacatatggtttctctcctgtatgaacacgtttgtgacgAGTTAAATTCCCTCTTTGAGAGGATGatgtaccacagatatcacacatatgtggtttctctcctgtatgaacacgtttgtgactACTTAAATTccaactttgagagaatgatttaccacagacatcacaatgatatggtttctctcctgtatgaacacgtttgtgggTATTTACTTTATCTTTCTCAGAGAATGACTCACTGCACACTTCACactgatacggtttctctccagtatgaatacgcttaTGTATAGTTAAATGGTGGTcccgagagaatgatttaccacagatatcacagtgatacggtttctctcctgtatggatgcgTCTATGTTCAGTTAATTGTGGATTTTGAGAAaacgacttaccacagatatcacagtgataaggtttttctcctgtatgaatacgcctGTGTCTTGTTAACGGtgaattttgagagaatgacttaccacagatatcacagtgatatggtttctctcctgtatgaatgcgtttgtgtacaGTTAAATCCTTATTATGAgacaatgatttaccacagatatcacagtgatatggtttttctcctaaATGAACacgcttgtgtatatgtaaatggtgGTCtcgagagaaagatttaccacagatatcacaacaatacggtttctcccctgtatgaacacgCTTGTGTACAGTTAATTGTTGGTTTCTagaaaatgatttgccacagatatcgcaatggtatggtttctctcccgtatgaacaTACTTGTGTATAGTTAATTGTTGgttttgagagaatgacttaccgCAGACaacacaatgatatggtttttctcctgtgtgtataagtttgtgtgtagttaaatggtgatttcgagagaatgatttactgcagatatcacactgatatggttccTCACCTGTATGCGTACGTTTGTGAGTACTTAAGTTACTTCTAGAAgcgaatgttttaccacagatatcacagtgatatggttcctcacctgtatgaacacgtttgtgaatCGTTACCTTACCgctttcagaaaatgatttaccacagatatcacactgatatggtttttctcctgtatgaatacgtttatgtatagttaaatattgatttcgagagaatgatttaccacagatatcacactgatatggtttctctcctgcatGAACTTGTTTGTGAATCGTTACCTCACCCCTTTcatagaatgatttaccacaaatgtcacagtgatatggtttctctcctgtatgaatacgcttatgtACAGTTAAATAGCAatttttagagaatgatttattgcagatatcacagtgatatattttctctcttgtatgaatTTGTTTATGACTGACTAATTCTGAATTTTGacagaatgatttatcacaggtATTGTGATTTTGTTTCTCATCTGCATTAATGCATTTGTGTCCACTGAGTTTACCTTTTTCCGAAAACGACTCTTTGCAGATGTCACACTCATATGATGATTTTCCtaatttttctgacatctcttcaagaaaatttaaatcaatcCTTCAAGTTTATACGTCTATAGCTTTTCaaaatatatggatatttttctcctttttgtttttatagattATTCCAAACAAATAtcacttttgttatatttcttttaagtttGTTCTTGTCAATATTTAGAAATGTTGCAAATACTTTTGTAAAttcatcaaagaagaaaaaattatctTACACTTATTTCAgacagtgaaataaaaaaaatgtttttttctttctctcagagGAAATATTTTACTGTAATTCAGCAATGTTTTACAGAAACAGGGTTATACGTTTGTAGAATATCTTTCCAGAGTGTTTCAAACATGAAACACATTGATGAttctttaaaagtaaaaaatacttTTTAGCCAATTTCATGTGATTTtctgaaagaatagaaaaaaaaaatatataagacatagaatatgtttaaaataatctgaatactgTTTCTGAAAATTACCTCCATTCACTTTGTGCATCAAAATGATTAAAGCAAGATAAGATAAATTTTCTGCTTcagttctccagaattacatttgttAAAGgacttatacacataaacagccatccttagacatcagaaagtTTGAAGAATTAAAGATACTTAATATTTGTCATTCTTCTCGACGCCTTTTTCAACCTTCTAAGTAAACCAAGGGAGAATACTCCTGTTACATTTGTACTTCTGTTAGAACTAttgaaattgaattaaataaaaataacattgggCAAAATCTTACGAGCCACATTTCTATAATATCTTGAGTATTGGTTTGAAAACAACCTGTGAGTTACTCACAAATAATCTTAACCTcataaagaatataattaaagagaaaaggttaaatatgtatgtatgcatgcatgtagagaGCTATGTGTAAGGctaaaaaaggaagtaaaagtataaaaacgTTTTATGGAACTGGtcgaacaaatatttttatttttccaggaCTAAAAACGATGGattaccatatttatttgttatattgtcTAAAATCAATCCTCTTTCAACAAATACTTTGTTAATTAATACTGCTACGTATTTATTTAGTAACCTATAATACCAATTCCACCACTGTTCCCTTGAATCTTCCTGCTTATGCTACCCCCAATTTCAAATATTTCGTTTTCGACTCTCAAACCAGATGAAAACTTGTACCATATCGACGTACTATCTTATATTTCCAACTACACCCCTGCCCTTATAAATGCTAAAATGACTTTATATTCACATTTTCCAAGATAAATTCATGATTTTGTGACTACCTGAACACTTTATAAAAAtctactctctcttctctctcctacAATGCTTTCACGGTTTATCTATGATTTTTTCTTCTGGTAAATATACTTAAAGCACGGCGCATTTTCGAAGAAATGGGGAGTGTATAAAATTATCTTGGGTCGTGCGAAACACcgaaacgaaaaaaatatatccGTTCATAATTTCTCTTGAATTTTATACATAGtttcatttcataaataatatgaatttttaatattgctttttaattaaagttaacaaaatattggtttcaaatgttggcaaaggctaacaatttcgagggaggggtccccgcctgtgttcaactggtacttattaggacgaaaggcaaagtcgaccttggcgggatttgaaatcaaatcataaatacagacgaaatattgctgaTTATTTTGCCCAGCACGcgaatgattctgtcagctctctaccttaaatattatattatatttttctgtaacAGACTTACCTCCTGGtgtttcgctttctctctttaaATACAGGTCTCGATTCATCAACGTAACGATAAGAAGGGGAGGTAATCTAGTTTTACCAAAACTACTGTTAATGATGTAAGGGACCTCACGATATCACCCGTTTTCAATCTGATGTTTTTATAGTGCACACTCATTAGGGTGACAcagaaaacgggtggtgtacgtattctttacctccgccagcCAGGGTTAGTTTTGACTTACACAAGGGCCGCTACATTACCTCTCCTATAGATGCGTCGGGACCTCTATTTAAATAGTACCAAAACTATTAATGATTCTAAAGTAAAATGAGATCATATTTATACTTTTGTACCACCCCACAGAGTATAATTACATGTGTAATTACTGCAATTtaagttctttttgttttgtttttattttttttcttaggaCCATAAGTTatagatattacaatgatatgatATCTTTCCTGTACAAATGTGTTTGGACACCTTGTGacaattttcagagaatgatttcctACAGATATTATGGGCGTATATACCGTATATACTTGTGGCTATGTCACACCCTTAGTTTGGGGTTATCAAAGTACGTATTTGCAGTTGACTTACAGATATGTTGTACTATAACCTGGGGAATTACATGAccctttttttaaaacataaatataactaatatttgttaaatattatcaaatattcacctttatttcaaaactttgcttacaagtattaaaacatttttgtggAAATGACTTCATGTggaaatcaactaaaaaaaaaccccaaaagacaATAAGTATCAACTTGACAAGAAAAATGCCAAGAATtacaaacaggacaaaaaaatgttatataaaaaatgtatttatttatttcaggatTGAAACCCCAAacttcttcattgtcatcatgtcAAAGATTCTTTTCATTTGTTGATCAGTTACTGTCTCGTCATCAGCGGCCATGCCATAGTAGTCATTTAACTCATCATCAGTTATAATGTTCAACTCTattctcattctctgtcttttCTGTGACTGATCCAGCCAAACCCTCAAACATCGTTTTCAGTGCCATCCATGGCATTTGTGATTTCACATTTTTTGAAGGATTTAAAAATTAGTTCTTCAGGGATACTATCCCCAGGTTTTCTTCACCTATTCTACTACTAAGCTTAAcccacaacgtttcagctgatataccctccagccttcattagatgtcttgggaaattttgaacccgggttctcattcctaaggtatttttcaatgttgttgttattattattattattattattcaggtcactgcctgcaattgaactcagaatcttggggttagtagtccacgctcttaatcactatgctatatgcccacgggcatatagtgTAGAACTGTACCAAACTCTTTTTCTGCAGATCTGTTTCCATGTTCTGCATAACCCACCACTTCCAACTTTAAACCTACTTCATAACACTTTCTCTTACTCATGATAAAGATTTGCAATTACTAAAATTTTTAAACTAAAAACTGAAACGAATCAATGTTGTCAAAAAGACCACCACACAAACTTCCGGTTTCCGCTTTCTAGTAATCAAATGTTTCTATAACAACTTGAGAACTAAAAAGCCCAGGGTCTATTGATATGCTGCTGTCACCTTCAGATCCCTGTGATGTCGAATGGATAAGTCACACACCTGATTTATATCaaaatttttgttgaaaaaactGTTccatttgcaagtatatatagtAGTTACAGTTCTGTATGAACACATCTATGTCTAGTCAATTCACCACTTTGAAAGAATGATAgcccacaaatatcacattggtttttctcctgtatgaatgcatttgtgagtagttaagttatCATTTCGAGAGaacaatttaccacagatatgacagtgaaatggtttctctcctgtatgaataagtttgtgtctagttaaagtCTTTCcaatagagaatgatttaccacagatgtcacagtgatatggtttctctcctgtatggatacgtttgtgtCCTGTTAAGGTATTTCTCTGAGAGAATGATtctccacagatatcacattgatatggtttctctcctgtatgaatgcgcttgtgaGAAATTACCTCAATATTTcgagagaataatttaccacagatatcacaataatatggcttctcccctgtatgaatgttCCTGTGGCTAGTTAAATCATAATTTCGAGTGAAAGATTTACCACATgtatcacacacatatggtttctTTCCagaatgaatacgtttgtgagtagtcaaCTCATAATTACGAGAAaatgatttattacagatatcacaatggaatggtttctctcctgtatgaacacgtttgtgactAACTAAATGTTGATTTCCgtagaatgatttaccacagatatcacagtggtattgCTTGTCTCctgtatggatatgtttgtgaatatttaaGCTATATgtacgagagaatgatttaccgcagatatcacagtgatatggtttctctcctgtatgaatacgtatgtgagtAATTAAGTCACCACTTTGAGAGAAGGATTTACTGCAgacatcacactgatatggtttctctcctgtatgtgtgcgtttgtgagtagttaagaaatgacttcgagagaatgatttgttacaaatattacagtgaaatggttt encodes:
- the LOC128251005 gene encoding zinc finger protein 271-like, with the protein product MSKDLVNLYHCDICKKSFSQKGNLTTHKRIHTGEKPFYCDICSKSFSQNQHLINHKRIHTGEKPFHCNICNKSFSRSHFLTTHKRTHTGEKPYQCDVCSKSFSQSGDLITHIRIHTGEKPYHCDICGKSFSRTYSLNIHKHIHTGDKQYHCDICGKSFYGNQHLVSHKRVHTGEKPFHCDICNKSFSRNYELTTHKRIHSGKKPYVCDTCGKSFTRNYDLTSHRNIHTGEKPYYCDICGKLFSRNIEVISHKRIHTGEKPYQCDICGESFSQRNTLTGHKRIHTGEKPYHCDICGKSFSIGKTLTRHKLIHTGEKPFHCHICGKLFSRNDNLTTHKCIHTGEKPM
- the LOC106881056 gene encoding zinc finger protein 271-like gives rise to the protein MSEKLGKSSYECDICKESFSEKGKLSGHKCINADEKQNHNTCDKSFCQNSELVSHKQIHTREKIYHCDICNKSFSKNCYLTVHKRIHTGEKPYHCDICGKSFYERGEVTIHKQVHAGEKPYQCDICGKSFSRNQYLTIHKRIHTGEKPYQCDICGKSFSESGKVTIHKRVHTGEEPYHCDICGKTFASRSNLSTHKRTHTGEEPYQCDICSKSFSRNHHLTTHKLIHTGEKPYHCVVCGKSFSQNQQLTIHKYVHTGEKPYHCDICGKSFSRNQQLTVHKRVHTGEKPYCCDICGKSFSRDHHLHIHKRVHLGEKPYHCDICGKSLSHNKDLTVHKRIHTGEKPYHCDICGKSFSQNSPLTRHRRIHTGEKPYHCDICGKSFSQNPQLTEHRRIHTGEKPYHCDICGKSFSRDHHLTIHKRIHTGEKPYQCEVCSESFSEKDKVNTHKRVHTGEKPYHCDVCGKSFSQSWNLSSHKRVHTGEKPHMCDICGTSSSQRGNLTRHKRVHTGEKPYVCDICGTSYSYWSTLSKHKRIHTGETPYHCDICGKSFSVQSSFTEHKHIHTEEKP